In one window of Pseudobdellovibrionaceae bacterium DNA:
- a CDS encoding flagellar basal body-associated FliL family protein encodes MLVVVGVGVMVMMAKKKEAEKANIDDVIQGEHKAQMEEAHSEEFIGQLVPLETFIVNLAQSRGRKIAKINMEFEVNTLDVQKEIAELKPKIRDIIIIIISSKTYAQVSTKEGKDDLRNEIRDKVNLFLTKGRIERVYFTEFIYN; translated from the coding sequence ATGTTGGTGGTTGTTGGCGTTGGCGTCATGGTCATGATGGCGAAAAAGAAGGAAGCCGAAAAGGCAAACATAGATGATGTTATTCAAGGTGAGCACAAGGCTCAAATGGAAGAAGCCCACTCAGAAGAGTTTATTGGTCAGCTTGTCCCCCTTGAAACATTTATTGTGAACTTGGCTCAGTCGCGTGGACGAAAGATTGCGAAAATCAATATGGAATTCGAAGTGAATACACTCGATGTACAAAAAGAAATCGCAGAGCTTAAACCAAAAATCCGAGACATTATTATTATTATTATTTCGAGTAAGACTTACGCCCAAGTATCCACGAAAGAGGGTAAAGACGATTTGAGAAATGAAATTCGCGACAAGGTGAATTTGTTTCTTACTAAGGGTCGGATTGAGCGAGTTTATTTTACTGAGTTTATTTATAACTAG
- the fliM gene encoding flagellar motor switch protein FliM, whose product MSQVLSQSEVDALLAAVSDGELGDSGDGEGGGGGGSVDDRVVVVYDLTSQDRIIRGRLPQLDVIYERFMRSFRVSLSSSLRKIASLNHASTDFLKFGEFINTLPMPTCMSVLRFNALRGSALLVIESKLAYALVDNFFGGADRPYTKIEGKDFTPIELQIIRKVVNIAIADLEEAWASVETIDCSFVRTEINPQFVGIVPPTDIVIASTFDVELENANGTITLVIPYATIEPIKQKLASGFQVESDQTDKKLWTSTITDQLMGTEINLKVNLGNTEISLEQLMKLKTGDVLPLDQDATGEFDMQIEGTKKFKCFYGIHHGTVAVQVTRPIEK is encoded by the coding sequence ATGAGTCAGGTTTTATCTCAAAGCGAAGTTGATGCCCTCCTCGCCGCAGTATCTGACGGTGAGTTAGGTGATTCTGGCGATGGTGAAGGCGGTGGTGGCGGTGGTAGTGTTGATGACCGCGTGGTTGTTGTCTATGATTTGACTAGCCAAGATAGAATTATTCGCGGTCGGCTTCCACAGCTTGACGTTATTTATGAGCGATTTATGCGGTCTTTCCGAGTTTCACTGTCTTCGTCGCTACGAAAAATAGCGAGCTTAAACCATGCCAGTACAGACTTTTTAAAATTTGGCGAATTCATCAATACCCTTCCAATGCCTACTTGTATGAGTGTGCTCCGATTTAACGCCTTAAGAGGATCGGCGCTTCTAGTTATAGAAAGTAAGCTAGCCTATGCCCTGGTGGACAACTTCTTTGGCGGTGCTGATCGGCCCTATACAAAAATCGAAGGAAAAGATTTTACCCCTATTGAACTACAGATTATCAGAAAAGTCGTAAATATTGCCATTGCCGATTTAGAAGAAGCGTGGGCTTCAGTAGAGACCATTGACTGTAGCTTTGTTCGAACAGAAATTAACCCTCAGTTTGTGGGAATTGTGCCTCCAACAGATATTGTTATCGCGTCAACGTTTGACGTGGAATTAGAAAACGCGAACGGCACCATCACATTGGTGATTCCCTACGCGACTATTGAGCCCATAAAGCAAAAGTTGGCATCAGGGTTCCAAGTGGAGTCAGACCAAACAGATAAAAAACTTTGGACAAGTACCATTACTGATCAGCTGATGGGTACAGAGATTAACCTTAAGGTGAACCTGGGTAATACAGAAATCAGTCTTGAACAGTTGATGAAATTAAAAACAGGGGACGTTCTGCCGTTGGACCAGGACGCCACTGGCGAATTTGACATGCAGATCGAAGGAACCAAAAAATTTAAATGTTTTTACGGCATTCACCATGGAACGGTGGCTGTGCAAGTAACTCGACCGATAGAAAAGTGA
- the fliN gene encoding flagellar motor switch protein FliN, which yields MSEAAGAEGLTAIDGGKSGGGGGKGSGDGRSRKLGEKQDRNLDLILDIPLKVTVELGRTRMVVSELLNLGQGSVVELNKLAGEPMEVLVNDKLVARGEAVVVNEKFGVRLTDIISPSERAEQLK from the coding sequence ATGTCAGAGGCAGCCGGAGCCGAGGGATTAACCGCCATTGATGGCGGTAAAAGCGGCGGTGGCGGCGGTAAAGGGAGCGGCGACGGTAGGTCCAGGAAACTAGGAGAGAAGCAAGATCGCAACCTCGATTTGATTCTTGATATTCCGCTTAAAGTAACAGTGGAGTTGGGTCGGACGCGAATGGTTGTGAGTGAACTGCTCAATTTAGGCCAAGGTAGCGTGGTTGAACTCAATAAACTTGCCGGTGAGCCAATGGAAGTGTTGGTCAACGACAAGCTTGTGGCTCGCGGGGAAGCTGTTGTGGTGAACGAAAAGTTCGGGGTTCGATTGACAGATATTATTTCGCCTTCGGAACGCGCTGAACAACTGAAATAA